One stretch of Streptomyces agglomeratus DNA includes these proteins:
- the ftsW gene encoding putative lipid II flippase FtsW, producing the protein MLADDSAPRGRTALRARTALRGRGGAAGARPARRPAAVRRRGGFLAGPPGENRLRRLYEQARRTWDRPLTAYYLILGSALLITVLGLVMVYSASMIKALELSLPASYFFRKQFVAAVIGTALLLAASRMPAKLHRALAYPLLAVTVFLMVLVQIPGIGVAIGGNQNWISLGGPFMLQPSEFGKLALVLWGADLLARKQDKRLLTQWKHMLVPLVPVAFLLLGLIMLGGDMGTAILLTAILFGLLWLAGAPTRLFAGVLGFAAFVGFVLIGNNANRMSRLACTGATDLGPKGECWQAVHGIYALASGGLFGSGLGASVEKWGQLPEPHTDFIFAITGEELGLAGTLSVLALFAALGYAGIRVAGRTEDPFVRYAAGGVTTWITAQAVVNIGAVLGLLPIAGVPLPLFSYGGSSLLPTMFAVGLLIAFAREDPAAKAALAMRRTVLGKRAGVRWKTMRRRVKKRPSGER; encoded by the coding sequence ATGTTGGCCGACGACAGTGCCCCGCGCGGCCGCACCGCGCTACGCGCCCGCACCGCCCTGCGCGGGCGCGGCGGGGCCGCCGGGGCGCGGCCCGCCCGCCGCCCGGCCGCCGTACGCCGCCGCGGCGGGTTCCTGGCCGGGCCGCCCGGCGAGAACCGTCTGCGCCGGCTGTACGAGCAGGCGCGGCGCACCTGGGACCGGCCTCTCACGGCGTACTACCTCATCCTGGGCAGCGCCCTGCTGATCACCGTGCTCGGCCTCGTGATGGTCTACTCCGCCTCGATGATCAAGGCGCTGGAGCTGTCGCTGCCCGCGTCGTACTTCTTCCGCAAGCAGTTCGTCGCGGCGGTCATCGGAACCGCCCTGCTGCTCGCGGCCTCCCGGATGCCCGCCAAGCTGCACCGCGCGCTCGCCTACCCGCTGCTGGCCGTGACCGTCTTCCTGATGGTCCTCGTCCAGATCCCCGGGATAGGAGTCGCCATCGGCGGCAACCAGAACTGGATCTCGCTCGGCGGCCCGTTCATGCTCCAGCCCAGCGAGTTCGGCAAGCTGGCGCTCGTCCTGTGGGGAGCCGACCTGCTCGCCCGCAAGCAGGACAAGCGGCTGCTGACCCAGTGGAAGCACATGCTGGTGCCGCTGGTCCCCGTCGCCTTCTTGCTGCTCGGCCTGATCATGCTCGGCGGCGACATGGGTACGGCGATCCTCCTCACCGCGATCCTCTTCGGCCTGCTGTGGCTCGCGGGGGCGCCCACCCGGCTCTTCGCCGGCGTGCTCGGCTTCGCCGCCTTCGTCGGTTTCGTCCTCATCGGCAACAACGCCAACCGCATGTCACGGCTCGCCTGTACCGGCGCGACCGACCTCGGTCCCAAGGGTGAATGCTGGCAGGCGGTGCACGGAATCTATGCTCTCGCCTCGGGCGGACTGTTCGGTTCCGGGCTGGGGGCAAGTGTGGAAAAATGGGGTCAACTCCCCGAGCCCCACACCGACTTCATCTTCGCGATCACCGGTGAGGAACTGGGTCTCGCGGGGACGCTGTCGGTACTCGCCCTCTTCGCGGCTCTAGGCTATGCGGGTATCCGCGTGGCCGGACGCACGGAGGACCCCTTCGTGAGGTATGCCGCGGGAGGTGTGACCACCTGGATCACGGCCCAGGCCGTGGTCAACATCGGTGCGGTGCTCGGCCTGCTGCCGATCGCCGGTGTCCCCCTCCCGCTGTTCTCCTACGGGGGCTCCTCTCTGCTGCCGACCATGTTCGCCGTAGGGTTGCTGATCGCCTTCGCGCGAGAGGATCCCGCTGCGAAGGCCGCCCTCGCCATGCGAAGGACTGTCCTTGGCAAAAGGGCCGGGGTGAGATGGAAGACGATGAGACGGCGCGTCAAGAAGCGTCCGTCCGGAGAGCGGTGA
- the murG gene encoding undecaprenyldiphospho-muramoylpentapeptide beta-N-acetylglucosaminyltransferase, whose translation MHVVLAGGGTAGHIEPALALADALRRQDPSVGITALGTERGLETRLVPERGYELGLIPAVPLPRKPTPELITVPGRLRGTIKAAEQILERTKADCVVGFGGYVALPGYLAAKRLGVPIIVHEANARPGLANKIGSRYAHAVAVSTPDSKLRGARYIGIPLRRTIATLDRARVRPEARAAFGLDPNLPTLLVSGGSQGARRLNEVIQQVAPVLQRSGVQILHAVGPKNELPRVDNMPGMPPYIPVPYVDRMDLAYAAADMMLCRAGAMTVAELSAVGLPAAYVPLPIGNGEQRLNAQPVVNAGGGLLVDDAQLTPEWVQDQVLPVLADPHRLFEMSRAAAEFGRRDADDLLVGMVYEAIAARRAG comes from the coding sequence GTGCATGTCGTACTCGCCGGTGGGGGGACCGCCGGCCACATCGAGCCCGCGCTTGCCCTCGCGGACGCACTGCGGAGGCAGGACCCTTCCGTGGGCATCACAGCCCTCGGCACGGAGCGCGGACTTGAGACCAGGCTCGTACCCGAGCGCGGCTACGAACTCGGGCTGATCCCCGCGGTCCCGCTGCCCCGCAAGCCCACCCCGGAACTGATCACCGTCCCCGGGCGGCTGCGCGGCACCATCAAGGCCGCGGAGCAGATCCTGGAGCGTACGAAGGCGGACTGCGTCGTCGGCTTCGGCGGCTACGTCGCCCTGCCCGGCTACCTCGCGGCCAAGCGCCTCGGCGTGCCGATCATCGTCCACGAGGCCAACGCGAGGCCGGGCCTGGCCAACAAGATCGGCTCGCGCTACGCGCACGCCGTGGCCGTCTCCACCCCCGACAGCAAGCTGCGCGGCGCCCGCTACATCGGCATCCCGCTGCGTCGCACCATCGCCACCCTCGACCGGGCACGGGTCCGCCCCGAGGCGCGTGCGGCCTTCGGCCTCGACCCGAACCTGCCGACGCTGCTGGTCTCCGGCGGCTCGCAGGGCGCCAGGCGACTCAATGAGGTGATCCAGCAGGTCGCTCCGGTGCTCCAGCGCTCCGGCGTCCAGATCCTGCACGCGGTCGGTCCGAAGAACGAACTGCCGCGCGTGGACAACATGCCCGGGATGCCGCCCTACATCCCGGTACCGTATGTGGACCGGATGGACCTCGCGTACGCCGCGGCCGACATGATGCTCTGCCGCGCGGGCGCGATGACCGTCGCCGAACTCTCCGCCGTCGGGCTCCCCGCCGCCTACGTCCCGCTGCCCATCGGCAACGGCGAGCAGCGGCTGAACGCCCAGCCGGTGGTCAACGCCGGCGGCGGCCTGCTGGTCGACGACGCGCAGCTGACGCCCGAGTGGGTGCAGGACCAGGTGCTGCCGGTGCTCGCCGATCCGCACCGGCTGTTCGAGATGTCCCGCGCCGCCGCCGAGTTCGGCCGCCGGGACGCCGACGACCTGCTCGTCGGCATGGTGTACGAGGCGATCGCCGCACGCAGGGCCGGCTGA
- the mraY gene encoding phospho-N-acetylmuramoyl-pentapeptide-transferase has product MRQILFAGAIGLFLTLIGTPLLIKLLARKGYGQFIRDDGPRGHHGKRGTPTMGGIAFILATLIAYALAKVITGEKPSVSGLLVLFLMAGMGLVGFLDDYIKIVKQRSLGLRAKAKMAGQLIVGIAFAVLALQFKDVRGNAPASTKLSFVQDFGWSIGPVLFVVWALFMILAMSNGVNLTDGLDGLATGASVMVFGAYTFIGLWQFQESCADAPSLTNPEACFEVRDPLDLAVVAAALMGACFGFLWWNTSPAKIFMGDTGSLALGGALAGLAICSRTEFLMALLGGLFVLITMSVVIQVGSFKMTGKRVFKMAPLQHHFELKGWSEVLVVVRFWIIQGMCVIIGLGLFYAGWAADK; this is encoded by the coding sequence ATGAGGCAGATCCTCTTCGCGGGAGCCATTGGGCTCTTCCTGACCCTGATCGGCACCCCGCTGCTGATCAAACTGCTGGCCCGCAAGGGATACGGGCAGTTCATCCGGGACGACGGTCCGCGCGGCCACCACGGCAAGCGCGGCACCCCGACCATGGGCGGCATCGCCTTCATCCTGGCCACGCTTATCGCGTACGCCCTGGCGAAGGTGATCACCGGCGAGAAGCCGAGTGTTTCCGGCCTGCTGGTGCTCTTCCTCATGGCGGGCATGGGCCTGGTCGGCTTCCTCGACGACTACATCAAGATCGTCAAGCAGCGTTCGCTGGGCCTGCGGGCGAAGGCGAAGATGGCCGGCCAGCTCATCGTCGGTATCGCGTTCGCCGTGCTGGCCCTCCAGTTCAAGGACGTGCGCGGCAACGCGCCGGCGTCCACCAAGCTCTCCTTCGTCCAGGACTTCGGCTGGTCGATCGGCCCGGTGCTGTTCGTGGTCTGGGCGCTGTTCATGATCCTCGCGATGTCGAACGGTGTGAACCTCACCGACGGCCTCGACGGACTCGCGACCGGCGCCTCCGTGATGGTCTTCGGCGCGTACACCTTCATCGGCCTGTGGCAGTTCCAGGAGTCCTGCGCCGACGCCCCGAGCCTCACCAACCCCGAGGCGTGTTTCGAGGTACGGGACCCACTGGACCTCGCGGTCGTCGCCGCCGCCCTCATGGGTGCCTGCTTCGGCTTCCTGTGGTGGAACACCTCGCCCGCGAAGATCTTCATGGGTGACACCGGCTCGTTGGCCCTCGGCGGCGCGCTCGCGGGTCTGGCGATCTGCTCGCGCACCGAGTTCCTGATGGCGCTCCTCGGCGGTCTGTTCGTCCTCATCACGATGTCCGTCGTGATCCAGGTCGGCTCGTTCAAGATGACCGGCAAGCGCGTCTTCAAGATGGCGCCGCTCCAGCATCACTTCGAACTCAAGGGCTGGTCCGAAGTCCTGGTGGTCGTCCGCTTCTGGATTATCCAGGGCATGTGCGTGATCATCGGCCTCGGGCTCTTCTACGCGGGCTGGGCGGCCGACAAGTGA
- a CDS encoding cell division protein FtsQ/DivIB: MAGPTTAQRGERQAQGSSAARPPRRPGRDGAGRRFRLPGRGVLILALALAVLLTAGAIWLLYGSSWLRLERVKTSGTQVLTSDEVLDTAAVPVGAPLVSVDTDDIEARLRRKLPRIDSVEAVRSWPHGIALNVTEREPVLLIEKGAEFVEVDDEGVRFATVAKAPAGVPLLELSSGDSPSLRRFGPDRLLREAVRVTGDLPKSVAPDVRTVQVGSYDSITLGLGGDRTVIWGSAEQGEAKARALQALMKAAPGAAHFNVSAPTAPAASGS, translated from the coding sequence GTGGCCGGACCGACGACCGCCCAGCGCGGTGAACGACAGGCGCAGGGGTCGTCGGCGGCCCGTCCGCCGCGCCGTCCCGGCCGGGACGGCGCCGGCCGCCGGTTCCGGCTGCCAGGGCGCGGCGTGCTGATCCTGGCGCTCGCCCTGGCGGTCCTGCTCACGGCGGGCGCGATCTGGCTGCTGTACGGCTCTTCGTGGCTGCGCCTGGAGCGTGTGAAGACGTCCGGCACACAGGTTCTGACGTCCGACGAGGTCCTGGACACAGCGGCCGTCCCGGTCGGGGCGCCACTGGTCTCGGTCGACACCGACGACATCGAGGCCCGGCTGCGCCGGAAGCTGCCCCGTATCGACTCGGTGGAGGCCGTCCGCTCCTGGCCGCACGGCATCGCGCTGAACGTGACCGAGCGCGAGCCGGTCCTGCTCATCGAGAAGGGCGCGGAGTTCGTCGAAGTGGACGACGAGGGTGTCCGGTTCGCCACGGTCGCCAAGGCACCCGCCGGAGTGCCGCTGCTGGAACTGTCGTCCGGCGATTCGCCCAGCCTGCGCCGCTTCGGCCCGGACCGGCTGCTGCGCGAGGCGGTACGGGTCACCGGCGACCTGCCCAAGTCCGTCGCCCCCGACGTGCGCACCGTCCAGGTCGGCTCGTACGACTCCATCACCCTGGGGCTCGGAGGGGACCGTACTGTCATCTGGGGCAGCGCGGAGCAGGGTGAGGCGAAGGCGCGTGCGCTGCAAGCCCTCATGAAAGCAGCACCGGGGGCCGCACACTTCAATGTGAGTGCGCCCACCGCGCCTGCGGCATCGGGGAGTTGA
- the murD gene encoding UDP-N-acetylmuramoyl-L-alanine--D-glutamate ligase, with the protein MTEATWTGKRVTVAGLGVSGLPAARVLRGLGAHVTVVNDGDDERSRAQAAELEALGVTVRLGDGATLPEGTELIVTAPGWKPDKPLFLAAAEAGVEIWGDVELAWRLRGPGAAPWLAVTGTNGKTTTVRMLASILEAAGLRTAAVGNIGVSLLDAVLGDEKYDVLAVELSSYQLHWAPSLRAHSAAVLNLAPDHLDWHGSMEAYAADKGRIYEGNQVACVYNVQDPATEALVREADVEEGCRAIGFTLGPPAPSQLGVVDGILVDRAFVENRQKNAQELADVSDVNPPAPHNIANALAAAALARAYGVEPAAVRDGLRAFRPDAHRIEHVADVAGVAYVDDSKATNTHAAEASLAAYDPIVWIAGGLAKGATFDELVEKSAKRLRGAVLIGADRALIREALARHAPEVPVVDLDRTDTGAMSAAVREAARLAQPGDTVLMAPACASMDMFTNYNKRGEAFADAVRELAPERD; encoded by the coding sequence GTGACCGAAGCGACCTGGACCGGCAAGCGGGTCACCGTCGCGGGTCTCGGTGTCTCGGGGCTCCCCGCAGCACGTGTGCTGCGGGGCCTCGGGGCCCACGTCACCGTCGTCAACGACGGAGACGACGAGCGCTCGCGCGCCCAGGCCGCCGAACTCGAAGCCCTGGGCGTCACCGTGCGCCTCGGCGACGGCGCCACCCTCCCCGAGGGCACCGAACTGATCGTCACCGCGCCGGGCTGGAAGCCCGACAAGCCGCTCTTCCTGGCCGCCGCCGAGGCGGGCGTGGAGATCTGGGGCGATGTCGAGCTTGCCTGGCGCCTGCGCGGACCCGGGGCCGCCCCCTGGCTGGCCGTCACCGGCACCAACGGCAAGACCACGACCGTGCGCATGCTGGCCTCCATCCTGGAGGCCGCCGGCCTGCGTACCGCCGCCGTGGGCAACATCGGCGTATCGCTGCTGGACGCCGTCCTCGGTGACGAGAAGTACGACGTCCTGGCCGTCGAGCTGTCCAGCTACCAGCTCCACTGGGCGCCCTCGCTGCGCGCCCACTCCGCGGCCGTGCTGAACCTCGCCCCCGACCACCTCGACTGGCACGGCTCCATGGAGGCGTACGCCGCCGACAAGGGCCGGATCTACGAGGGCAACCAGGTCGCGTGCGTCTACAACGTCCAGGACCCCGCTACCGAGGCCCTGGTGCGCGAGGCCGACGTCGAGGAGGGCTGCCGCGCGATCGGCTTCACCCTCGGCCCGCCCGCGCCCTCCCAACTCGGTGTCGTCGACGGCATCCTGGTCGACCGCGCCTTCGTCGAGAACCGGCAGAAGAACGCGCAGGAGCTGGCGGACGTCTCCGACGTCAACCCGCCCGCCCCGCACAACATCGCCAACGCCCTCGCGGCAGCGGCCCTCGCCCGCGCCTACGGCGTCGAGCCCGCCGCCGTGCGCGACGGACTGCGGGCCTTCCGCCCCGACGCCCACCGCATCGAGCACGTCGCGGACGTCGCCGGTGTCGCGTACGTCGACGACTCCAAGGCCACCAACACGCACGCCGCCGAGGCATCCCTCGCGGCGTACGACCCCATCGTGTGGATCGCCGGCGGCCTCGCCAAGGGCGCCACCTTCGACGAGCTCGTGGAGAAGTCGGCGAAGCGGCTGCGCGGCGCCGTCCTCATCGGCGCCGACCGCGCGCTCATCCGCGAAGCCCTCGCGCGACACGCCCCCGAGGTACCGGTGGTCGACCTCGACCGGACCGACACTGGGGCGATGTCGGCGGCGGTCCGGGAAGCGGCGCGGCTCGCACAGCCCGGGGACACGGTCCTGATGGCCCCGGCCTGCGCCTCCATGGACATGTTCACCAACTACAACAAGCGCGGCGAGGCATTCGCCGACGCCGTACGCGAGTTGGCTCCGGAGCGCGACTAG